TACCTCAGAAACCGTCATACCTGTAATGCCAACTTCTGCTAACGCTTCACGCACATCGTCCAATTTAAAAGGCTTAATAATCGCCTCAATTTTTTTCATGTTCATCCCTTAAACTTACGTTGTTTAGCGCATTATCCCAAAAAGACACGCTAATAAAAAGCCCAAGCAAAGAGGCTTGGGCGAGAAATACTGTTTTTTGCCGCTCTCTACTTCAAACTAGCATAGTAGGCCGCTAAATTGGCGATATCGGCATCGCTTAACATATCCGCTTGTGCTTTCATCACCGCAGAAAGCCCACCTTGACGTTGGTTGGTTTGATAAGCTTTGATTGAGGAAACGAGATACTGCTCATTTTGTCCCTTCAGGTTTGGATAGCCCGGAATCATGGCGATACCATCCGCACCATGACAAGCAGCACAAACACCCGCTTTAGCCTTACCAGCAGCCACATCGCCTGCCGCCATCGTAGGACTGCTCAGCATAACCGCTGAGAAGACCAAACCAATAATCACTTTCTTCATTGCGCTTCCTTATGTGTACTTATTATCGTTTGTTATTGTTCGATAGAATTGTCACATAACTGTCGCTGTTCTGTCCCAGATAAGTTCACAGTCTTGACCTGCAAACCGCTGATCAATAAATAAATCTGCGATTGCTGCCACCTCTCCATCACAAAGCAAAATAGGCGTGCGGCGACGTAACCAACTCGGCACACCATATTCTTGAAATAGCTTCTTCAGCTTGCGACTATGGCGGCGACCAACAGGATGGGCGCTCAAGCCTTCGGGGTTAAATATCACTTCAAGCGAGCCTCGCGCGAGTGCATCTGAGGATAATTGCCCTGAACCTGTCAGTATCAACTGCAAAGAACCTAAGTGCTCCGGCAACGTTAAGCGTTGTTCCAGCGCGATATTGTGCTGCCATTGGGAAATATCTTTCGCTGCTTCAACCCAATACAACTCACCGTTTGAACGCCTAACCTGCCCGCCAGACAAGTTGAGGATTGGATTTGCATCTTCACGAGCTAAGGCAACTTGCTGCCATAACTTGCTCAAATGGTCCCGACTGGGCATCTTTTGCCCC
This is a stretch of genomic DNA from Vibrio panuliri. It encodes these proteins:
- a CDS encoding c-type cytochrome; protein product: MKKVIIGLVFSAVMLSSPTMAAGDVAAGKAKAGVCAACHGADGIAMIPGYPNLKGQNEQYLVSSIKAYQTNQRQGGLSAVMKAQADMLSDADIANLAAYYASLK